The region GTCGAGCTCATATGCCGAGGAATGAAAAATAAGGGTATTGCCGAAAAACTGTTTATCGCAGAAACAACAGTTAGACATCATCTAACATCAGTTTTTAACAAGCTCGATGTGACAAGTCGACTGGAACTGGTGATCTACGCATTCAAGCATCAGTTGGTCAAGGTGCCGAGCCTCCAAAATTCATTCGAAGAAAATGGAAGCGACGGCCAAGATCTACATTATCTTGAAGCAAGAAGCTAAGAGGTTTTGAATTGAAAACTGATTAATTAGATTGTTAATGGAACAAGGTTTGGGTATGTGAACGTTCTCTATGTAGGTATTCGGCTCATGAAATGTGGGCATTATTTTTCGAACTGCCTGAGTTTTCAGGTTTCCCCTAACGGGGTCATTATGTGCATTTAATGGCGCAAACATTAAAAGGCGCCTCGAATATGGACAACAAAGAAGATAAAAAAGAGAAAAAACGCAAAGAAAAGGAACTGCGGAAAAAGAAGAAAAATGCGTTAGTCATTTGCAGCAACGGCAAGAATTACTGGACGACCCAAGCACAATTTTGGCAGTGGGTTCGCGAAGATGTAGTTGTAAAACTGGGTGACGGGCCGCTGCACGGCAAATTTGTGCGAGAAAACGAAGAATTTAACGTTGTTATAAGCAATACTGTTTTGAATTTGAGTTGTCCAAATCATCTAAATGAGGCACTTGCGTCGCGACGACGCGCTTTATCATAAATTGTCATGAGAATATTTGTAACGAAACCGGTAGCAACTCTAAGTAGTAAGGTGTTTTTGGCCGTATCGCTTATTTTGGCCACAGCGTCGATAAGTGTCTCTGCTCAAGAGTCGACAAGTCAAAATCCCAACTATCGTATCGGGCCTGGCGACATCATCGACGTAAACGTCAGCCAGAGCTCTCAGCTTACGCGAACAGGTGTCCGTGTAAACAATCAGGGCATGATCCAACTACCTATGCTTGATGAGGATATACAAGCAGGATGCCGGACCGAACGAGAGCTTGCTGAGCAGATAAGGGAAAAATATAAGAAATTTCTTCTCAATCCGTATATTACAGTTGCCGTTCAACAATTCAATTCAAATCCAGTAGCTGTGATCGGAGCTGTAAACACTCCGGGCCGATTTCAATTACAGAGGCCGGTCAGGTTACTTGAATTGCTGACCTGGGTCAACGGAACTGCTGAAAGGGCCGGATCGTCTATCGAGATCCTTCGGAGTCGAAGCCTGCCTTTTTGTGATGGGCCGCAATTGGTTTTGACAGAAGGCGTGGGAGATGAGCTCATTTCGCTAAGTTTGGCAGACACCTTCAAGGGCACGGAAGGCTCAAATCCCTACGTTAGAGCAGGTGACATCATAAGAATTGCTGATGCCGAAATCACAAAAGCCTATATTGTCGGAAATGTTAAAAACGCAACGGCGATCAGCTTGAAAGACCCTGTCACCTTGAGTCAGGCAATTGCGATGGCGGGTGGACTAGCGGCCGGTGCACAGTCTGAGAAGATAATTATTCGTCGTCGGTTAAATGGTTCGATAAATCCTACTGAGATTGCAGCAAATCTAAAGGAAATAAACCTGCGGAAAAAAGACGACATTCTTCTTCAGACTAACGATATCGTCGAGGTTCCGGGACCTAAAAAGACCTTTCTGGGCGAACTCGGTAAGATCTTAATCCCAACGCTCACGACACTTCCACTTAGGGTAATTCCGTAAAGTTTGGAGCCGATTTAGTTTTTATATGGCGAACGATAAATCATTGATCAAAACCGAGCAGAGTTCTGCACCGATACAGCCGTATTCGGTTGATTCCGATCCGGGATACGGTTATGACTTTTACGCGCCCAGCAATGGGAACGAAGTCTCGCAAAAGAAGCAATTCCTTAGATTTTTCTCGATACTGCGCAAGCATTGGCGCCTTATTGTGGGCACGGTTGTGGTTATTACAACGTTGGTGGTGCTGTATGAGGCCCAAAGACCTGACTATTATGCAGCGGTTGCCAGAATACAGGTTAACGGTGAGATGAACCCTGCGGTCAGCGGCGGCGGCGGCAGTTCCATCATCCTAAATCAAGGCAATGATCCGGTGTATTTTACGACCCAGTTACGCATTTTAGAAGGCACGGGTCTATTACGCAGGGTGGCAAAGGTTTTAGATCTGGAGCATAACGAAGCATTTACAAATCCTAATAAGGGTAAAAAACTGAATACCCTTCAAAACGTACTAAAAATGTTCGGACTGTACGAACCTGCTCAATCTGAGATCGCCGCAAGCGATACAGCGACCAATAATTTGGAATTGACGCCGGAAGCCTTGACCGATCTTGACAAAGAAGCTGAGAAACTCGCACCCTATGTCAGCAAGATCAAGAGGGGCCTGACCATCATGCCGGTAAAAGATACAAGAACGGCTAACAAGGAAACTCGTTTGATCGAAATAGGGTTTACTCACGGTGAGCCTGGTGTCGCTGCAAAGATCGCCAACGCTATCGCTGATACCTATGTGCTTCAAAATCTGGAGCGAAAGGTGGAGACAAATGCGACTGCAAGTGAATTCTTGCAAAAACGCGTTGCGGAATTGCAGTCTCAAATTCGTGAGAGTGAGGAGCGGTTAATAAATTACTCCCGGGACAATCAGATAATTTCTTTGGATCCTAGTCAAAATACAGTTGTCCAGCGTCTAGGCGACCTTAATAATAAACTTGGGGCGGCGGAAAACGAGCGAATCTCTGCGGAAGCAGCGTATCGAGCCGCAATGCAAAATCCAATGTCTGCAGCGGCTGCAGAAAACTCCGATCCGCGCACCGCAGGACTTCAGGGCCAATTGACAACACTGCGACAACAACTCGCACAGTTGAAAACCGAATATACCGATGAGTGGCCGGAAGTACAGCGAGTGCAGCGTCAAATAAATTTGTTGGAAAACGAGCTCCGGACAAGTCAAAAAAGATCGAAAGATACTCAAGCTTCCCAACTGGAACAGCGATACCGAGAAGCGGCCGCGAAAGAACGTGAATTAAGGGCTGATTTTGATGTGCAGCGCGGAGCAGTGCTTGCTCAAAATCAAGCTGCCATTAACTACCGGATCATCCAACAGGAGATCGATACGAACAGGACGTTGTTGGCCGACCTTCTTCAAAAATCCAAAGAGACAGAGGTTATTCTCAACGGCACACCGAATAATGTTCTCGTGGCAGATCGGGCACTTGTACCTCGTGGACCAGACGGGCCGCGAAGAACAAAGGAAGTGCTCATGGCTTTCATACTGTCAATATTCCTAGGTATTGGCCTCGCATTTTTGGTGAACTGGCTTGATGATACGATCCGCGTTTTTGATGATGTGGAAGCAAAGCTCGGCACACCGGTCATTGGAATGATACCTGGGATACATCAAGGAATGCTAAAGCGGTTAACGTCATCGCGTCGTCAATTAGGCGACGGTGGCCG is a window of Chloracidobacterium sp. DNA encoding:
- a CDS encoding polysaccharide biosynthesis/export family protein; this translates as MRIFVTKPVATLSSKVFLAVSLILATASISVSAQESTSQNPNYRIGPGDIIDVNVSQSSQLTRTGVRVNNQGMIQLPMLDEDIQAGCRTERELAEQIREKYKKFLLNPYITVAVQQFNSNPVAVIGAVNTPGRFQLQRPVRLLELLTWVNGTAERAGSSIEILRSRSLPFCDGPQLVLTEGVGDELISLSLADTFKGTEGSNPYVRAGDIIRIADAEITKAYIVGNVKNATAISLKDPVTLSQAIAMAGGLAAGAQSEKIIIRRRLNGSINPTEIAANLKEINLRKKDDILLQTNDIVEVPGPKKTFLGELGKILIPTLTTLPLRVIP
- a CDS encoding polysaccharide biosynthesis tyrosine autokinase, coding for MANDKSLIKTEQSSAPIQPYSVDSDPGYGYDFYAPSNGNEVSQKKQFLRFFSILRKHWRLIVGTVVVITTLVVLYEAQRPDYYAAVARIQVNGEMNPAVSGGGGSSIILNQGNDPVYFTTQLRILEGTGLLRRVAKVLDLEHNEAFTNPNKGKKLNTLQNVLKMFGLYEPAQSEIAASDTATNNLELTPEALTDLDKEAEKLAPYVSKIKRGLTIMPVKDTRTANKETRLIEIGFTHGEPGVAAKIANAIADTYVLQNLERKVETNATASEFLQKRVAELQSQIRESEERLINYSRDNQIISLDPSQNTVVQRLGDLNNKLGAAENERISAEAAYRAAMQNPMSAAAAENSDPRTAGLQGQLTTLRQQLAQLKTEYTDEWPEVQRVQRQINLLENELRTSQKRSKDTQASQLEQRYREAAAKERELRADFDVQRGAVLAQNQAAINYRIIQQEIDTNRTLLADLLQKSKETEVILNGTPNNVLVADRALVPRGPDGPRRTKEVLMAFILSIFLGIGLAFLVNWLDDTIRVFDDVEAKLGTPVIGMIPGIHQGMLKRLTSSRRQLGDGGRGSAIVPNDFDQPVVREAFNQVRTSLLLSTNGPGPKTVLVTSGQPSEGKTLTSLNLAKCLAEMGGKVLLIDADLRCPKMHLINGFDNIKGLGDLLTMNGAAMDNLDGAIIEDISSNLDLMTSGRAIPSPATLFSMGKMREIIDKLGETYKYIVIDSPPALYFADSVLLASDVDAVLLVGRVNFSSSEILSLAKKKLQDVNANIVGIVLNDVPIGGYQYYNSEYYSDDSETKNTNGNGDGGAILHLE